In a single window of the Agrobacterium vitis genome:
- a CDS encoding [protein-PII] uridylyltransferase, whose protein sequence is MAKHDPSDATLPDFKALEAECMSIVLQNGKVPETRAAILPLLKKASTDGREAALRHLIANGSGLECAGMISKLQDNLIALVHRMVTQAVYPTTQHEFAVAAVGGYGRSTLAPGSDIDLLFLLSVKAGADARKAVEFLLYILWDLGFKVGHATRLVEECIRLSRTDMTIRTAILETRYICGEALLVGELQKRFDAEVVEKTAPEFIAAKLAERDERHRKAGDTRYLVEPNVKEGKGGLRDLHTLFWIAKYYYRISDPADLVKLGVLSRQEWRMFQKSDDFLWAVRCHMHFATGKPEERLSFDLQPEIARNLGYNARPGLSEVERFMKHYFHVAKNVGDLTRIVCASLEDKQAKAAPGLTAAIGRFAHRPRRIPGTPEFIEDRGRIALSGPDIFKRDPINIMRFFHVADLHGLEFHPDALKAITRCLPLIDHDFRENEEANRLFLSILTSKRDPALMLTRMNEAGVLGKFIPDFGRIVSMMQFNMYHHYTVDEHLIRSVGVLAEVDQGQHAEIHPLVVKLMPNIEERTVLFVAVLLHDIAKGRQEDHSIAGAKVARRLGPRLGLNDKQTELVVWLIEQHLLMSMVAQTRDLHDRKTITDFAEKVQSLDRLRMLLVLTVCDIRAVGPGVWNGWKGQLLRTLYYETELLLSGGFSESPRKERAKQAAEQLAAALSDWSQKDQKTYTKLHYQPYLLTVPLEDQVRHAHFIRQADKADQALATMVRTHSFHAITEITVLAPDHPRLLSIIAGACAAAGANIADAQIFTTSDGRALDTILINREFPIDEDEMRRGNTISKMIEDVLAGKKRLPEVIATRTKGRKRNKTFPVKPHVTISNSLSNKFTVIEIECLDRIGLLAEVTAVLADLSLDIHSARITTFGEKVIDTFYVIDLVGQKITNENRQGSISVRLKAVMSEQPDELREQMPSGIIAPAATKSPAAEKKARV, encoded by the coding sequence ATGGCAAAGCACGATCCATCAGACGCAACCCTCCCCGATTTCAAGGCATTGGAGGCGGAATGCATGTCCATCGTGCTGCAGAATGGCAAGGTGCCGGAAACGCGGGCCGCCATTCTCCCCTTGCTGAAAAAGGCAAGCACGGATGGCCGGGAGGCGGCCCTGCGCCATCTGATCGCCAATGGCAGCGGGTTGGAATGCGCCGGGATGATTTCCAAACTCCAGGACAATCTGATCGCGCTGGTGCATCGCATGGTGACCCAGGCGGTCTACCCCACCACCCAGCATGAATTTGCCGTGGCTGCTGTTGGCGGTTATGGCCGCAGCACCCTCGCTCCGGGGTCCGACATCGATCTGTTGTTCCTGCTGTCGGTCAAGGCCGGGGCGGATGCCCGCAAGGCGGTGGAATTTCTGCTTTATATTCTCTGGGATCTGGGTTTCAAGGTCGGACATGCCACTCGCCTGGTTGAGGAATGCATCCGGCTGTCGCGCACCGACATGACCATCAGGACTGCCATTCTCGAAACCCGTTACATCTGCGGCGAAGCGTTGCTGGTTGGCGAATTGCAGAAACGGTTTGATGCGGAGGTGGTTGAAAAGACCGCGCCTGAATTCATTGCCGCCAAACTGGCCGAACGCGATGAACGGCATCGCAAGGCTGGCGACACCCGCTATCTGGTTGAGCCGAATGTGAAGGAAGGCAAGGGCGGGTTGCGCGACCTGCACACGCTGTTCTGGATCGCCAAATATTATTACCGGATTTCCGATCCTGCCGACCTGGTCAAGCTGGGTGTTCTGTCGCGCCAGGAATGGCGGATGTTTCAGAAATCCGATGATTTCCTCTGGGCGGTGCGCTGCCATATGCATTTCGCCACCGGCAAGCCGGAAGAGCGGCTGTCCTTCGATCTCCAGCCGGAAATCGCCCGCAATCTTGGCTATAATGCCCGTCCCGGCCTTTCGGAGGTCGAGCGTTTCATGAAGCATTATTTCCATGTCGCCAAGAATGTCGGCGACCTGACCCGGATCGTCTGTGCCAGTCTGGAGGACAAGCAGGCGAAGGCCGCTCCAGGACTGACCGCAGCCATCGGGCGTTTTGCCCATCGGCCCCGGCGCATTCCCGGCACGCCTGAGTTCATCGAGGACAGGGGCCGGATTGCTCTGTCCGGTCCGGATATTTTCAAGCGTGATCCGATCAATATCATGCGCTTTTTCCATGTCGCTGACCTGCACGGGCTTGAATTCCATCCCGATGCATTAAAGGCGATTACCCGCTGCCTGCCGCTGATCGATCATGATTTCCGCGAGAACGAGGAGGCCAACCGGCTGTTCCTCTCCATCCTGACCTCCAAACGCGACCCGGCGCTGATGCTGACCCGGATGAACGAAGCGGGCGTGCTGGGCAAGTTTATCCCGGATTTCGGGCGGATCGTTTCGATGATGCAGTTCAATATGTATCATCATTATACCGTGGACGAGCATTTGATCCGCTCGGTCGGCGTTCTGGCCGAGGTCGATCAGGGGCAGCATGCCGAGATCCATCCGTTGGTGGTCAAGCTGATGCCGAATATAGAGGAGCGCACTGTGCTGTTCGTCGCGGTGCTGCTGCATGACATCGCCAAGGGCCGTCAGGAAGACCATTCGATTGCCGGTGCCAAGGTTGCCCGGCGCCTCGGACCGCGTCTCGGTTTGAACGACAAGCAGACCGAACTGGTGGTCTGGTTGATCGAACAGCATCTGCTGATGTCGATGGTTGCCCAGACCCGTGATCTGCACGACCGCAAGACCATTACCGATTTTGCCGAAAAGGTGCAGTCGCTTGACAGGCTGCGCATGCTGCTGGTTCTGACGGTCTGCGATATCCGTGCTGTCGGTCCGGGCGTCTGGAACGGCTGGAAAGGCCAATTGCTGCGCACGCTCTATTATGAAACTGAATTGCTGCTATCAGGCGGCTTCTCCGAAAGCCCGCGCAAGGAGCGCGCCAAACAGGCTGCCGAGCAATTGGCGGCGGCCCTGTCGGACTGGAGCCAGAAGGACCAGAAGACCTATACCAAGCTGCATTATCAACCCTATCTGCTGACGGTGCCGTTGGAAGACCAGGTGCGCCATGCCCATTTTATCCGCCAGGCTGACAAGGCCGATCAGGCGTTGGCAACCATGGTCCGCACCCATTCCTTCCACGCGATCACCGAGATCACGGTGCTTGCCCCCGACCATCCGCGCCTGTTGTCGATCATTGCCGGTGCCTGTGCGGCGGCGGGCGCCAATATTGCCGATGCGCAGATTTTCACCACCTCCGATGGCCGGGCGCTCGATACCATTCTCATCAATAGGGAGTTTCCCATCGATGAGGATGAGATGCGCCGGGGCAATACGATCAGCAAGATGATTGAAGACGTGCTGGCGGGCAAAAAGCGCCTGCCGGAAGTGATTGCCACCCGCACCAAGGGCCGCAAACGCAACAAGACTTTTCCCGTCAAGCCGCATGTGACGATCTCCAACAGCCTCTCCAATAAGTTTACGGTGATCGAGATCGAATGTCTCGACCGCATCGGCTTGCTGGCCGAAGTCACGGCGGTTCTGGCAGATCTGTCGCTCGATATTCACTCGGCCCGTATCACCACCTTTGGCGAAAAGGTCATCGATACTTTTTATGTCATCGATCTGGTTGGCCAGAAGATCACCAATGAAAACCGGCAGGGGTCCATTTCAGTTCGGCTGAAAGCGGTGATGAGCGAGCAGCCCGACGAATTGCGCGAGCAGATGCCATCGGGCATTATCGCGCCCGCCGCGACAAAATCCCCGGCTGCTGAAAAGAAAGCCCGCGTCTGA
- a CDS encoding hybrid sensor histidine kinase/response regulator, giving the protein MLSKTQSPVPSSIASAELVRTRLLATVSHEMRTPLNGILGMSHLLGRTDLSPEQRNYLSGIVQAGESLQQLIADLLDYTTLETGHFELHNQRVSPRRLIEGVVEMLSPRAHAKGIEIAATTQSGVPEEVDIDVARLRQVLFNVIGNAVKFTVEGGVLVSANCIGGELVVRVRDTGPGMTEEERTRLFVEFSQGGDPVQRSGGTGLGLFISQRLMMALGGSLSIIETVRGRGTSFEIRLPTKAIAQDRTVSQRQSLLSGSSVLLLAPDGPAAEGASMTIRTLGGFCHWAKKTEEALDLLDRVERQEATLTDLIVDHRCISDYDANLARRLSGLGKIRRIYLVNPEERPVRPLTGFDAWLIRPLREQTLSDVLRGLMSGVDAAHVDTQDADVSHADVLLPGEGMEPGKQVPDVLNVLVGEDDFVNATLLRAVLQKAGHMVGVVNDFDALRREVALEEAVKLDLIITDLGMPGGDGSSVLRYVRMIEQLKRRPRCPILVLTGDLRDAARAEALTSGADLVLQKPVNPERLLNEIASLMKTHRTRLYG; this is encoded by the coding sequence ATGCTATCGAAGACGCAGAGCCCTGTCCCTTCATCCATCGCCAGTGCGGAACTGGTGCGCACACGTCTGCTTGCCACCGTCAGTCATGAAATGCGCACGCCGCTGAACGGCATTCTCGGCATGAGCCATCTGCTGGGCCGGACCGATCTGTCGCCAGAGCAGCGCAATTATCTTTCCGGCATCGTGCAAGCGGGCGAATCCCTGCAACAACTGATTGCCGACCTTCTTGATTATACGACGCTTGAAACTGGCCATTTCGAACTTCACAATCAACGTGTTTCCCCCAGACGTCTGATCGAAGGCGTGGTCGAGATGTTGTCGCCACGCGCCCATGCCAAGGGCATCGAGATCGCCGCGACGACACAGTCTGGGGTTCCCGAGGAAGTCGATATCGATGTCGCTCGGCTGCGCCAGGTGCTGTTCAATGTCATCGGCAATGCGGTGAAATTCACCGTCGAGGGCGGTGTGCTGGTCTCGGCTAACTGCATTGGCGGCGAATTGGTGGTGCGGGTCCGCGATACCGGGCCTGGCATGACGGAAGAGGAGCGCACCCGGCTGTTCGTCGAGTTTTCGCAAGGCGGAGACCCGGTGCAGCGCAGTGGCGGCACGGGCCTCGGCCTGTTCATTTCCCAGCGGTTGATGATGGCGCTTGGCGGTTCTCTGTCGATTATTGAAACCGTTCGCGGACGGGGAACGTCCTTCGAGATCCGCTTGCCAACCAAGGCGATTGCGCAGGATCGCACCGTTTCCCAGCGGCAGTCGCTGCTGTCAGGCTCCAGCGTTCTGCTGTTGGCCCCCGATGGTCCGGCAGCCGAAGGCGCGTCCATGACCATTCGCACGCTTGGCGGGTTTTGCCATTGGGCAAAGAAAACCGAAGAGGCTCTCGACCTGCTGGATCGGGTCGAGAGGCAGGAAGCGACGCTGACGGACCTGATCGTCGATCATCGCTGCATTTCCGATTACGATGCCAATCTCGCCAGACGGCTGTCCGGTCTGGGAAAAATTCGACGCATTTATCTGGTCAATCCGGAAGAGCGGCCTGTGCGGCCGCTGACCGGTTTCGATGCCTGGCTGATCAGACCGCTGCGTGAGCAAACCTTGAGCGATGTGCTGCGGGGGCTGATGAGCGGCGTGGATGCGGCTCATGTCGATACGCAGGACGCCGATGTATCCCATGCAGATGTCCTGCTGCCGGGTGAAGGTATGGAGCCGGGCAAACAGGTCCCGGACGTGCTGAATGTTCTGGTTGGAGAAGATGATTTCGTCAATGCAACCCTGTTGCGGGCCGTCTTGCAGAAAGCCGGTCATATGGTCGGCGTGGTCAATGATTTCGATGCCCTGCGGCGCGAAGTGGCTTTGGAAGAGGCGGTAAAACTGGACCTGATCATTACCGATCTCGGCATGCCCGGCGGCGATGGCAGCTCAGTTCTGCGCTATGTGCGGATGATCGAGCAATTGAAACGCCGCCCGCGCTGCCCCATCCTGGTCTTGACCGGCGATCTCAGGGACGCCGCCCGGGCGGAGGCGCTGACCAGCGGCGCGGATCTGGTCTTGCAAAAGCCTGTCAATCCCGAGCGCCTGCTGAATGAAATCGCCTCGCTGATGAAAACACATCGTACAAGACTGTACGGCTAG
- a CDS encoding GNAT family N-acetyltransferase: protein MTVELLDRAVTPETERSSGAVSAPGGDVLGRIGTLETRLARNAREIDAAQAVRYRVFVEEMNATLPPDAMRQKRDIDAFDEICDHLLVLDHAIEGDPEDQIVGTYRLLRHEVALANFGFYSASEFALDDLVARHPDKRFMELGRSCVLPNYRTKRTVELLWQGNWAYALRHNMSAMIGCASFPGVQPEQHALALSFLAQNAEARGEWAVRARPELFCPMDLMPSEIVNARKALSAMPPLVKGYLRLGAMIGTGAVVDHAFNTTDVLIVLPITSISDRYVNYYGADAGRFAS, encoded by the coding sequence ATGACAGTCGAACTTCTTGATCGTGCAGTCACACCTGAAACGGAGCGTTCCTCCGGCGCGGTGTCCGCTCCTGGCGGCGATGTGCTGGGCCGGATCGGTACGCTGGAAACCAGGCTCGCCCGCAATGCACGTGAGATCGATGCGGCCCAGGCGGTGCGCTACCGGGTGTTCGTCGAGGAAATGAATGCCACGCTGCCGCCCGACGCCATGCGGCAGAAGCGCGATATCGATGCCTTCGATGAGATCTGCGATCATCTTCTGGTGCTGGACCACGCTATCGAGGGTGATCCGGAAGACCAGATCGTCGGCACCTACCGGCTGCTGCGCCATGAAGTGGCGCTGGCCAATTTCGGCTTCTATTCTGCCTCGGAATTTGCTCTGGACGATCTGGTTGCCCGTCATCCCGACAAGCGCTTCATGGAGCTTGGCCGCTCCTGTGTCCTGCCGAATTATCGCACCAAGCGGACGGTGGAGTTGCTCTGGCAAGGAAACTGGGCCTATGCGCTGCGCCACAATATGAGCGCCATGATCGGCTGTGCCTCTTTCCCGGGCGTGCAGCCGGAACAGCATGCGCTGGCTCTGTCCTTTCTGGCACAGAATGCCGAAGCCCGTGGCGAATGGGCGGTTCGCGCCCGCCCGGAACTGTTCTGCCCCATGGACCTGATGCCATCCGAAATCGTCAATGCCCGCAAGGCGCTGTCCGCCATGCCGCCTTTGGTCAAGGGTTATCTGCGTCTAGGCGCAATGATCGGCACCGGTGCCGTGGTCGATCATGCCTTCAACACCACCGATGTGCTGATCGTCCTGCCAATCACCAGCATTTCCGATCGCTACGTGAATTATTACGGTGCTGATGCCGGGCGGTTTGCGAGCTAG
- the mutS gene encoding DNA mismatch repair protein MutS has translation MMEQYIEIKANNPGSLLFYRMGDFYELFFEDAVEASRALGITLTRRGQHLGQDIPMCGVPVHASDDYLQKLITLGFRVAVCEQVEDPAEAKKRGSKSVVKRDVVRLVTPGTLTEEKLLSPSETNYLMALARVRGSGDELALAWIDISTGVFRLAETNTTRLLADIFRIEPREVIVAETLMQDPDLKPAFDVLGRVVVPQPSVLFDSASAEGRITRYFNVKTLDGFGGFSRPEMAAASAAIAYVEKTQMSERPPLGLPERQSSSSTLFIDAATRANLELVKTLSGQKQGSLLNTIDRTVTGGGARLMAERLMSPLTEVVAIAQRQDAVAYLLTDGFLCERLRDLLKRAPDMPRALSRLALDRGGPRDLAAIRYGLSTSGDVAGLLRGAVLPDELASALTDLEMLSPSLENLLASQLAEDLPLLKRDGGFLREGADEGLDEVRALRDQSRRVIAGLQLQYAEETGVKSLKIKHNNVLGYFIEVTAGNAGPLIEGEAKARFIHRQSMANAMRFTTTELADLESRIANAAGQALEIELAAFERMRQAVVTEAEAIKKAARALAVIDVAAGLAVLAEEQGYCRPLVDDSRMFSIVAGRHPVVEQALRKQAASPFIANNCDLSPVGDQKHGAIWMLTGPNMGGKSTFLRQNALIAILAQMGSFVPAGSAHIGIVDRLFSRVGASDDLARGRSTFMVEMVETAAILNQAGERSLVILDEIGRGTATFDGLSIAWATVEHLHEVNRCRSLFATHFHELTALSEKLVRLSNVTMKVKEWHGDVIFLHEVGAGAADRSYGIQVARLAGLPGMVVERARAVLSQLEDADRKNPASQLIDDLPLFQVSQRRESRTGAGAQVSPVEEALRGLNLDDLTPRQALDALYDLKTTLAKS, from the coding sequence ATGATGGAACAGTATATTGAAATCAAGGCGAACAATCCCGGTTCGCTGCTGTTTTACCGGATGGGTGATTTCTATGAGCTGTTTTTCGAGGATGCCGTCGAGGCCTCGCGGGCGCTCGGCATCACCCTGACCAGGCGCGGTCAGCATCTGGGCCAAGATATTCCGATGTGCGGCGTCCCCGTGCATGCCTCTGACGATTATCTGCAAAAGCTGATCACGCTGGGGTTTCGTGTCGCTGTTTGCGAGCAGGTGGAAGACCCGGCTGAGGCAAAGAAGCGCGGCTCCAAATCCGTGGTCAAGCGTGACGTGGTGCGTCTGGTCACGCCCGGCACGCTGACGGAAGAAAAACTGCTGTCGCCATCGGAGACCAATTATCTGATGGCGCTGGCACGGGTGCGCGGCAGCGGCGATGAACTGGCGCTGGCCTGGATCGATATTTCCACTGGCGTCTTCCGTCTGGCTGAAACCAATACCACCCGGCTGCTGGCGGATATTTTCCGCATCGAGCCGCGTGAGGTGATCGTCGCCGAAACCCTGATGCAGGACCCGGACCTGAAGCCAGCCTTCGATGTGCTTGGTCGCGTGGTCGTGCCGCAGCCATCGGTGCTGTTTGACAGCGCTTCGGCGGAGGGCCGCATAACGCGCTATTTCAACGTCAAGACACTCGATGGTTTCGGCGGATTTTCACGACCGGAAATGGCAGCAGCTTCGGCGGCGATTGCCTATGTCGAAAAAACCCAGATGTCCGAGCGTCCGCCACTGGGCTTGCCTGAGCGGCAATCCTCGTCCTCGACGCTGTTCATTGACGCAGCCACCCGCGCCAACCTGGAATTGGTGAAGACCCTTTCCGGCCAGAAACAGGGCTCCCTGCTCAATACCATTGACCGAACCGTAACCGGCGGCGGTGCCCGGCTGATGGCCGAGCGGCTGATGTCGCCTTTGACGGAAGTGGTGGCGATTGCGCAGCGGCAGGATGCGGTCGCTTATCTGTTGACGGACGGTTTTTTGTGTGAGCGGCTGCGCGACCTTTTGAAACGCGCCCCCGATATGCCGCGTGCGCTGTCACGGCTGGCGCTGGACCGGGGTGGGCCACGAGATCTGGCGGCAATCCGGTATGGATTGTCCACATCAGGCGATGTGGCCGGGTTGCTGCGAGGCGCGGTGCTGCCGGATGAGCTTGCCTCGGCGCTCACCGATCTCGAAATGCTATCGCCATCGCTCGAAAACCTGCTGGCCTCGCAACTGGCGGAAGATCTACCGTTGTTGAAACGCGATGGCGGGTTTTTGAGAGAGGGCGCCGATGAGGGGCTGGATGAGGTGCGGGCGCTGCGCGACCAGTCGCGCCGGGTGATCGCCGGGCTGCAATTGCAATATGCCGAGGAAACCGGCGTCAAGTCGCTGAAGATCAAGCATAACAATGTGCTGGGCTATTTCATCGAAGTCACCGCCGGCAATGCCGGGCCGCTGATTGAGGGTGAGGCCAAGGCCCGCTTTATCCATCGCCAGTCGATGGCAAATGCCATGCGCTTTACCACGACCGAACTGGCCGATCTCGAAAGCCGGATTGCCAATGCGGCGGGACAGGCGCTGGAAATCGAGCTTGCGGCGTTTGAGCGAATGCGTCAGGCGGTCGTGACCGAGGCCGAGGCCATCAAAAAAGCAGCGCGCGCGCTGGCGGTCATCGATGTGGCCGCCGGTCTTGCCGTGCTGGCCGAGGAGCAGGGCTATTGTCGGCCCCTGGTTGATGACAGCAGAATGTTTTCCATTGTCGCCGGGCGTCATCCGGTGGTCGAGCAGGCCTTGCGCAAACAGGCAGCCAGCCCTTTCATCGCCAATAATTGCGATCTTTCACCGGTCGGCGATCAGAAGCACGGCGCGATCTGGATGCTGACTGGTCCGAACATGGGTGGTAAATCCACCTTTCTGCGCCAGAATGCGCTGATTGCCATTCTCGCCCAGATGGGATCGTTCGTGCCTGCCGGGTCGGCGCATATCGGTATTGTCGACCGGCTGTTTTCCCGTGTCGGTGCCTCCGACGATCTGGCGCGGGGCCGTTCGACATTCATGGTCGAGATGGTGGAAACGGCGGCCATTCTCAATCAGGCGGGCGAGCGGTCTCTGGTCATTCTCGATGAGATCGGACGTGGTACGGCGACATTCGACGGTCTGTCGATTGCCTGGGCGACCGTCGAGCATCTGCATGAGGTCAATCGCTGCCGGTCGCTGTTTGCCACGCATTTTCACGAGCTGACGGCGCTGTCTGAAAAGCTTGTCCGGCTGTCGAACGTCACCATGAAAGTCAAGGAATGGCATGGCGACGTGATTTTCCTGCACGAGGTTGGAGCCGGTGCGGCCGACCGCTCCTACGGCATCCAGGTGGCGCGTTTGGCCGGGCTGCCGGGCATGGTGGTGGAGCGCGCTCGCGCCGTCCTGTCGCAGCTCGAAGATGCCGACCGCAAAAATCCGGCGAGCCAGTTGATTGATGATCTGCCGCTGTTTCAGGTCAGTCAAAGGCGGGAGAGCCGGACGGGGGCTGGGGCGCAGGTTTCGCCGGTGGAAGAGGCCTTGCGCGGCCTCAATCTGGACGATTTGACGCCAAGGCAGGCGCTGGATGCGCTTTACGACCTGAAAACCACTCTGGCAAAATCCTGA
- the lspA gene encoding signal peptidase II: MTRSAALFCRPVPAILFILALLILDQAIKYAVEISLPMHELVPVVPMIGLFRTHNLGVAFSMLSHLDAWVIVVMRLAIVAFVAWLWRQTSRDHQFAHLGYCLIIAGAFGNIIDRFTYGYVVDYILFHTETWSFAVFNLADSLITIGAGFILLEELLVLRRSKG; encoded by the coding sequence ATGACCCGTTCCGCTGCCTTGTTTTGTCGCCCGGTTCCGGCAATCCTGTTCATCCTGGCGCTGCTGATTCTGGACCAGGCGATCAAATATGCGGTCGAGATCAGCTTGCCCATGCATGAACTCGTGCCTGTTGTGCCGATGATTGGCCTGTTTCGTACCCATAATCTCGGCGTGGCCTTTTCCATGCTGTCGCATCTCGATGCCTGGGTTATCGTTGTCATGCGGCTTGCCATCGTCGCTTTCGTCGCCTGGCTTTGGCGTCAGACCAGCCGCGATCACCAGTTTGCGCATCTGGGCTATTGCCTGATCATTGCTGGCGCTTTCGGTAATATCATCGACCGCTTCACCTATGGCTATGTGGTGGACTATATTCTGTTTCATACTGAGACATGGTCGTTTGCGGTCTTCAACCTGGCTGATAGCCTGATTACCATCGGGGCAGGCTTCATCCTGCTGGAAGAACTGCTGGTTCTGCGCCGCTCAAAAGGGTAG
- a CDS encoding VOC family protein: MTQNRPVKRIATVTLVVDDYDRALAFYCGKLGFACKADIDLGDGKRWVVVSAAEGGAGLLLAQADGEKQVAAIGNQAGGRVAFFLETDDFARDHAAFIADGIAFQEEPRYEPYGTVAVFEDLYGNLWDLIEPKL; encoded by the coding sequence ATGACGCAGAATAGGCCGGTAAAACGCATTGCCACCGTAACCCTTGTGGTGGATGACTATGATCGGGCGCTGGCCTTTTATTGCGGCAAGCTGGGCTTTGCCTGCAAAGCAGATATCGATCTGGGCGATGGCAAGCGCTGGGTGGTTGTTTCTGCCGCTGAAGGCGGTGCCGGGCTGCTTCTGGCGCAGGCGGATGGAGAAAAACAGGTGGCGGCAATCGGTAACCAGGCCGGCGGCCGGGTTGCCTTTTTTCTGGAAACGGATGACTTTGCCCGCGATCATGCGGCGTTTATCGCTGATGGTATCGCCTTTCAGGAAGAGCCGCGTTACGAGCCCTACGGCACGGTCGCCGTGTTCGAAGATCTCTACGGCAATCTCTGGGATCTGATCGAGCCAAAATTATAA
- the murJ gene encoding murein biosynthesis integral membrane protein MurJ, which produces MSLVKKFMTVGGATLGSRLFGFARETLMAAALGTGPMADVFYAAFRFPNLFRRLFAEGAFNAAFVPLFSKEIEANGLDGAKRFSEEVFGVLFTVLLLITIAMELSMPLLVRFVIAPGFADDAEKFSLTVRLAVVMFPYLMCMSLTAMLSGMLNSLHHFFAAAVAPIFLNLVMISALFYALYYGVEPVVTAWYLSWSVLVAGILQLLVVYIGVRHAGIRLGFKWPKITPNVKRLLVLAVPAAVTGGITQINQLIGQAIASSKDGAIAALQYADRIYQLPLGVVGVAVGVVLLPELARALKSDHRREASTIQNRSIEFVLFLTLPAAVGLWVLSDDIIRVLYERGAFTAHNTAIVGAILAYYGLGLPGFVMIKALQPGFYAREDTKTPMRFTGISVVVNSALAISLFPLLQERGIAIAEATAGAINTVLLFTMLVRRGHLQVEWALVSRALRLLLAALIMGAALMALSGFFAPYIGTGSPFLHKVLVLFIQIGLAMLIYFSVAFLIGGADLGMIRRNLKRKGRATTSEAADDAE; this is translated from the coding sequence ATGTCCCTCGTCAAGAAGTTCATGACCGTTGGCGGCGCCACGCTTGGCAGCCGATTGTTCGGTTTTGCCCGCGAAACCCTGATGGCGGCGGCGCTGGGTACCGGGCCGATGGCCGATGTGTTTTATGCGGCTTTCCGCTTTCCCAACCTGTTTCGCCGGTTGTTTGCCGAAGGCGCCTTCAACGCCGCTTTCGTGCCGCTGTTTTCCAAGGAGATCGAGGCAAACGGACTGGACGGCGCCAAGCGTTTTTCCGAAGAAGTCTTCGGCGTCCTCTTTACCGTGCTGTTGCTGATCACAATCGCCATGGAGCTCTCCATGCCGCTCCTGGTGCGGTTTGTCATCGCTCCGGGTTTTGCCGATGACGCGGAAAAATTTTCGCTGACCGTGCGTCTCGCCGTGGTGATGTTTCCCTATCTGATGTGCATGTCGCTCACGGCGATGTTGAGCGGCATGCTCAATTCGCTGCATCACTTTTTCGCCGCCGCCGTCGCGCCGATTTTTCTCAATCTGGTGATGATCAGTGCGCTGTTTTATGCGCTCTACTATGGTGTCGAGCCTGTCGTGACCGCCTGGTATCTCTCCTGGTCGGTGCTGGTGGCCGGGATTTTGCAACTGCTGGTGGTCTATATCGGCGTGCGCCATGCGGGGATAAGGCTCGGCTTCAAATGGCCGAAGATCACTCCCAATGTGAAACGGTTGCTGGTGCTGGCCGTCCCCGCAGCGGTGACCGGCGGCATTACCCAGATCAACCAGTTGATCGGCCAGGCGATTGCCTCCTCCAAGGATGGGGCGATTGCCGCTCTGCAATATGCCGACCGTATCTATCAACTGCCCTTGGGCGTGGTGGGCGTTGCCGTTGGTGTGGTGCTCTTGCCGGAACTGGCACGGGCGCTGAAATCCGATCACCGGCGTGAGGCCTCGACCATCCAGAACAGGTCGATCGAATTCGTGCTGTTCCTGACCCTGCCAGCGGCGGTCGGGCTTTGGGTTCTGTCGGACGATATCATCCGGGTGCTGTATGAGCGCGGCGCATTTACCGCGCATAATACCGCTATTGTCGGGGCAATCCTCGCCTATTACGGCTTGGGCCTGCCCGGTTTCGTGATGATCAAGGCCTTGCAGCCCGGTTTTTATGCCCGCGAGGATACAAAAACCCCGATGCGGTTCACCGGCATTTCGGTGGTGGTCAATTCGGCGCTGGCCATTTCGCTGTTTCCGCTGTTGCAGGAGCGGGGCATCGCCATTGCGGAAGCGACGGCGGGCGCCATCAACACGGTTCTATTGTTTACCATGCTGGTACGGCGCGGACATTTGCAGGTGGAATGGGCGCTGGTATCCCGGGCGCTGCGGCTTTTGCTGGCGGCGCTCATCATGGGCGCGGCGCTGATGGCGCTGTCGGGCTTTTTCGCGCCCTATATAGGCACCGGTTCACCCTTCCTGCACAAGGTGCTGGTGCTGTTCATCCAGATCGGTCTGGCGATGCTGATCTATTTCTCAGTGGCCTTCCTGATCGGTGGTGCGGATCTCGGCATGATCAGGCGCAATCTGAAGCGCAAGGGGCGCGCGACGACAAGCGAGGCCGCCGATGACGCAGAATAG